A window of Sphingobium herbicidovorans contains these coding sequences:
- the pdxH gene encoding pyridoxamine 5'-phosphate oxidase produces MTDPFTLFDQWYGEARQSEINDSNAMALATADARGRPSVRMVLLKGHGPDGFVFYTNFEGRKAEELLANPHAALMFHWKSMRRQIRIEGPVDTVDDAAADAYFATRSRDSQLGAWASDQSRPLPSRDVFMARYADALSRFEGGPVPRPPHWSGFRVAPDRIEFWQDREHRLHERRLFERDGDGWREGLLYP; encoded by the coding sequence ATGACCGACCCATTCACCCTGTTCGACCAATGGTATGGCGAAGCGCGCCAGAGCGAGATCAACGACAGCAACGCCATGGCGCTGGCCACCGCCGATGCGCGCGGGCGGCCTTCGGTGCGGATGGTGCTGCTGAAAGGACATGGGCCGGACGGCTTTGTCTTCTACACCAATTTCGAAGGGCGAAAGGCGGAGGAACTGCTCGCCAATCCCCATGCGGCGCTGATGTTTCACTGGAAATCGATGCGGCGGCAGATCCGGATCGAAGGGCCGGTGGACACCGTCGATGATGCCGCCGCCGACGCCTATTTCGCGACCCGCAGCCGGGACAGCCAGCTGGGCGCATGGGCGTCGGATCAGTCGCGCCCCCTGCCCTCGCGCGATGTTTTCATGGCGCGCTATGCCGATGCGCTGAGCCGGTTCGAAGGCGGCCCCGTGCCGCGCCCGCCGCACTGGTCGGGTTTTCGCGTGGCGCCGGACCGGATCGAATTCTGGCAGGATCGCGAGCATCGGCTGCATGAGCGGCGGCTGTTCGAACGTGACGGCGATGGATGGCGCGAGGGACTGCTTTATCCCTGA
- a CDS encoding DnaJ C-terminal domain-containing protein: protein MADPYSTLGVARGASEAEIKSAYRKLAKELHPDRNQDNPKAAERFSAVSSAYDLLSDKDKRARFDRGEINGDGNPTAPFGFGGGGGGGFRGRPGAGGGFDDGADFGDIFEGLFSGGGARRGAGGFGGFGRGAPPQKGANVSYRLAVGFVDAATLAPQRITLQDGKTIDLKLPAGVESGTQMRLSGKGQSGPAGAGDAIVTIEVKLHPFFTRDGDNVLLDLPITLDEAVKGGKVKVPTVDGPVMLGVPAGATSGKTLRLRGKGFTHKGGERGDQLVRLLIDVPGDDPAIKALVESWHDSRAVRAHLGV from the coding sequence ATGGCGGATCCCTACTCCACTCTGGGCGTCGCACGCGGCGCAAGCGAGGCAGAGATCAAGTCGGCCTATCGCAAGCTGGCCAAGGAACTGCATCCTGATCGGAACCAGGACAATCCCAAGGCGGCGGAGCGTTTTTCGGCGGTTTCCAGCGCCTATGACCTGCTGTCGGACAAGGACAAGCGCGCGCGGTTCGACCGCGGGGAAATCAACGGCGACGGCAATCCCACGGCGCCCTTCGGCTTCGGCGGCGGCGGTGGCGGCGGCTTTCGCGGTCGGCCGGGCGCGGGCGGCGGTTTCGACGACGGCGCGGATTTCGGCGATATTTTCGAAGGACTGTTCAGCGGCGGTGGAGCCCGGCGCGGCGCGGGCGGTTTTGGCGGCTTTGGCCGGGGCGCGCCGCCGCAGAAGGGCGCCAACGTCTCCTATCGCCTGGCGGTCGGCTTCGTCGACGCCGCCACCCTCGCGCCGCAGCGCATCACGCTCCAGGATGGCAAGACGATCGACCTCAAGCTCCCCGCCGGGGTCGAGAGCGGCACGCAGATGCGCTTGTCGGGCAAGGGACAGTCGGGACCGGCCGGGGCAGGGGACGCGATCGTCACCATCGAGGTGAAGCTCCATCCCTTTTTCACCCGTGACGGGGACAATGTGCTGCTCGACCTGCCGATCACGCTCGACGAAGCGGTTAAGGGCGGCAAGGTCAAGGTGCCCACGGTCGATGGCCCCGTGATGCTGGGCGTGCCCGCTGGCGCCACCAGCGGCAAGACGCTGCGGCTGCGGGGCAAGGGCTTCACCCACAAGGGCGGCGAGCGTGGCGACCAGCTGGTGCGCCTGCTGATCGACGTGCCGGGCGATGATCCGGCGATCAAGGCGCTGGTCGAAAGCTGGCACGACAGCCGGGCGGTTCGCGCCCATCTGGGCGTCTAG
- a CDS encoding YihY/virulence factor BrkB family protein: MPSPSPYSPESRRKRVAQDARAHIHRHIARVRPGSHAFEIVKRVAVGTYNDGFIHAGNLAYLSLMTLFPFFIVAAAVASIFGRSEDGLAAVGAFLETVPPGVASVVKQPIIDVLNARTGPLLWLGGLVGLWTVGSLIETIRDILRRAYGTKSTRPFWHYRLNAIGITLISVFAVMFAFSVQVIITGIDQFLRQILPFADQAIQIVTLTRILPMLILCVALYYLYFSLTPSAYKDSRFPKWPGAVATSLWWYGVTMLLPHTLSLLGGYDRTYGSLAGVMITLIFFFLVGLGVVIGAELNAALAEFPEEELEPAATDSKGNGTSDDGLDGGEAGAHHGARK; encoded by the coding sequence ATGCCTAGCCCTTCGCCCTATTCGCCCGAATCCCGCCGCAAGCGCGTCGCCCAGGACGCCCGCGCCCACATACACCGCCATATCGCCAGGGTTCGTCCCGGCAGCCACGCCTTTGAAATCGTGAAGCGCGTGGCTGTCGGCACCTATAATGACGGCTTCATCCATGCGGGCAACCTTGCCTACCTGTCGCTGATGACGCTCTTTCCCTTCTTCATCGTCGCGGCGGCGGTGGCGAGCATCTTTGGCCGGTCTGAGGACGGGCTGGCCGCAGTCGGCGCTTTTCTGGAAACCGTGCCCCCCGGCGTCGCATCGGTCGTGAAACAGCCGATCATCGACGTCCTCAACGCCCGCACCGGCCCGCTGCTCTGGCTGGGCGGACTGGTGGGCCTGTGGACCGTCGGCAGCCTTATCGAAACGATCCGCGACATCCTGCGCCGCGCCTACGGGACAAAGAGCACGCGCCCCTTCTGGCACTATCGGCTCAACGCGATCGGCATTACCCTGATCAGCGTCTTTGCCGTCATGTTCGCCTTTTCCGTGCAGGTCATCATCACCGGCATCGACCAGTTCCTGCGCCAGATACTGCCCTTCGCGGATCAGGCGATCCAGATCGTCACGCTGACGCGCATCCTGCCGATGCTGATCCTGTGCGTCGCGCTCTACTATCTCTATTTCTCGCTGACGCCCAGCGCCTACAAGGACAGCCGCTTCCCCAAATGGCCGGGCGCGGTGGCTACATCGCTCTGGTGGTATGGCGTCACGATGCTGCTGCCGCATACGCTGTCTCTGCTGGGCGGCTACGACCGCACCTATGGCAGCCTGGCCGGCGTCATGATCACGCTCATTTTTTTCTTCCTCGTTGGCTTGGGCGTGGTAATTGGCGCGGAACTCAATGCGGCGCTTGCTGAATTTCCCGAAGAGGAACTGGAGCCTGCCGCGACCGATAGCAAAGGGAACGGGACATCAGATGACGGGCTTGATGGCGGGGAAGCGGGGGCTCATCATGGGGCTCGCAAATGA
- the fabI gene encoding enoyl-ACP reductase FabI → MTGLMAGKRGLIMGLANDKSLAWGISKALRAQGAELAFSYQGEALAKRVRPLAEELGSDFLIDCDVSDMDKLDAAFDEVKARWGKLDFVVHAIGFSDKNELRGKYVDTSLENFLMTMNISAYSFVAVARRARALMAEGGSLLTLSYYGAEKVIPHYNVMGVAKAALETSVKYLAMDLGPENIRVNAISAGPIKTLAASGIGDFRYIMKWNELNSPLRRNVTIEDVGGAGLYLLSDLASGVTGEVHHVDAGYNVIGMKAEDAPDIALDKG, encoded by the coding sequence ATGACGGGCTTGATGGCGGGGAAGCGGGGGCTCATCATGGGGCTCGCAAATGACAAGTCGCTGGCGTGGGGCATTTCAAAGGCCCTGCGCGCGCAGGGAGCGGAACTGGCCTTTTCCTATCAGGGCGAGGCGCTGGCGAAGCGCGTTCGGCCGCTGGCCGAGGAACTCGGGTCGGATTTCCTGATCGATTGCGACGTGTCGGACATGGACAAGCTCGACGCTGCCTTCGACGAGGTGAAGGCGCGCTGGGGCAAGCTGGATTTCGTCGTTCACGCCATCGGCTTTTCCGACAAGAATGAGCTGCGCGGCAAATATGTCGACACCAGCCTCGAAAATTTCCTGATGACGATGAACATCTCGGCCTACAGCTTCGTCGCCGTCGCCCGCCGCGCGCGCGCGCTGATGGCGGAGGGCGGCAGCCTGCTCACCCTGTCCTATTATGGCGCGGAAAAGGTGATCCCGCACTATAACGTCATGGGCGTCGCCAAGGCGGCGCTGGAAACCAGCGTCAAATATCTGGCGATGGACCTGGGGCCTGAAAATATCCGCGTCAATGCGATCTCCGCCGGCCCGATCAAGACGCTGGCCGCCAGCGGCATCGGCGATTTCCGCTACATCATGAAGTGGAATGAACTGAACAGCCCGCTGCGCCGCAACGTGACGATCGAGGATGTGGGCGGCGCGGGCCTCTACCTCCTTTCCGACCTGGCGTCCGGCGTCACGGGTGAAGTCCATCATGTCGATGCAGGCTACAACGTCATCGGCATGAAGGCCGAGGACGCGCCTGACATCGCCCTCGACAAGGGCTGA
- a CDS encoding endonuclease domain-containing protein gives MTRPDPKTRLNRVRALRRNQTEPEKRLWAKLRNRQLGGIKFRRQVWLDCWIADFAALELGLVIEIDGDTHAHSSIADARRTAYLAVKGYHVIRFANVDVMTNIDGVLEEIMAVARNCPSPSQACGSGPSLSLGERGA, from the coding sequence ATGACAAGACCTGACCCGAAAACCCGGCTCAATCGCGTCCGCGCCCTGCGCCGAAACCAGACCGAGCCAGAAAAGCGCCTCTGGGCAAAACTCCGCAATCGCCAGCTTGGCGGCATCAAATTCCGCCGTCAGGTCTGGCTGGACTGCTGGATAGCTGACTTCGCCGCCCTCGAACTTGGCCTGGTAATCGAGATCGACGGCGACACCCACGCGCACAGCAGCATTGCGGATGCGCGGCGCACGGCATATCTGGCCGTCAAAGGCTATCATGTCATCCGCTTCGCCAATGTCGATGTGATGACGAATATCGACGGAGTGTTGGAAGAGATCATGGCTGTGGCGCGCAACTGCCCCTCACCCTCCCAAGCCTGCGGCTCGGGCCCCTCCCTCTCCCTGGGGGAGAGGGGAGCATGA
- the aroC gene encoding chorismate synthase yields the protein MSFNTFGRVFRFSTWGESHGPAIGAVVDGCPPGLPISEADIQPFLDKRKPGTSKFTTQRREPDEVRILSGVFEGRTTGTPISLMIENTDQRSKDYSDVAKAYRPGHADYAYDAKYGFRDYRGGGRSSARETASRVAAGAVARLVIPDVDIFAYVSEIGGDAIDYARFDASEIDNNPFFCPDPEAAKRWEQLVDGARKDGSSLGAVVECVASGVPAGWGAPLYAKLDSELAAAMMSINAVKGVEIGDGFAAARLRGEDNADPMRPGADGPEFLANHAGGIAGGISTGQPVKLRVAFKPTSSILIPVETVTREGEASDIITRGRHDPCVGIRGVPVVEAMMALVLADQKLLHRAQCGGD from the coding sequence ATGAGCTTCAACACCTTCGGCCGCGTATTCCGCTTCTCCACCTGGGGCGAAAGCCATGGGCCTGCCATCGGCGCGGTGGTGGACGGCTGCCCTCCCGGCCTTCCGATCAGCGAAGCGGACATTCAGCCTTTCCTGGACAAGCGCAAGCCGGGCACTTCCAAATTCACCACGCAACGCCGTGAACCGGACGAGGTGCGCATCCTTTCCGGCGTGTTCGAAGGCCGCACCACCGGTACGCCGATCAGCCTGATGATCGAAAATACCGATCAGCGGTCGAAAGATTATTCGGACGTGGCCAAGGCCTATCGCCCCGGCCATGCCGACTATGCCTATGACGCGAAGTATGGCTTTCGCGACTATCGCGGCGGGGGGCGTTCCTCGGCGCGCGAAACCGCCAGCCGGGTCGCGGCGGGCGCCGTCGCCCGGCTCGTCATTCCGGACGTCGATATCTTCGCCTATGTCAGCGAGATTGGCGGGGACGCCATCGACTATGCCCGTTTCGACGCGAGCGAGATCGACAACAACCCGTTCTTCTGCCCCGATCCAGAAGCCGCCAAACGCTGGGAACAACTGGTCGATGGCGCGCGCAAGGATGGCTCCTCGCTCGGCGCGGTCGTGGAATGCGTCGCCAGCGGCGTGCCAGCGGGCTGGGGCGCGCCGCTCTACGCCAAGCTGGACAGCGAACTCGCCGCCGCGATGATGAGCATCAATGCGGTCAAGGGCGTCGAAATCGGCGACGGTTTCGCCGCCGCGCGCCTGCGTGGCGAAGACAATGCCGATCCCATGCGGCCCGGCGCGGACGGACCGGAATTTCTGGCCAATCATGCGGGCGGCATCGCGGGCGGCATCTCCACCGGGCAGCCGGTCAAGCTGCGCGTCGCCTTCAAGCCGACCAGTTCCATCCTGATCCCGGTCGAAACCGTGACGCGGGAGGGCGAAGCGTCGGACATCATCACCAGGGGCCGCCATGATCCCTGCGTCGGCATTCGCGGCGTGCCGGTAGTCGAAGCGATGATGGCGCTCGTGCTGGCCGACCAGAAACTGCTTCATCGCGCCCAGTGCGGCGGCGACTGA